One Candidatus Binataceae bacterium genomic window, TCGGCCTGGGCGGGCCGCGGCGCGCGCGGCGTGATCTCCAGTCGAATCGATTCGACCGCGGCCTCCGGCGCCGCCGCCTCGAGGCTCAGGTTGATCAGCGTCAGCATCGCGCGCGCGTCGGTCGTCGCGGCGGCCATCGGCACGTTGCGGCTGAAGGTGCGATGACCCTCGAGGCCGAGCGCAATAAGAATGTCGCCCGCGGCGAGGCCGCGCACTTCGAGCCGCTCGGCCAGCCGCTCGAGCATCGCGCGCATCACGAATGCGAGCGGCTCGAGATTGTCGATACCGTATTCGAGATCGAGCGCCTCGGTGAAAACTTCGGCGCGCCCGCGCGGCACGAGTGGCGAGGCCGCCGCGCCGCGCGCGAGCCGAATCAGCTCGACGCCTTCGCGCCCGAGCCGCGTGCCTATAGCGTCGGGATCGAGCCGCGCCAGCTCGCCGAGACGGCGGATACCCCAACGCGCGAGGGTGGTTTCGAGATCGTCGCCGCGCGCGGTGCGGCCAAGGCCGAGCATGTCCAGCGGCATCCAGTCGAGAAACTCGCGCTCGCGGCCCGCTTCGATGACGCGGACGCCGCCGCCGCGCGCCGCCAGATGCGCGAGCGACTTGTCGGCGGCAATTCCTACCGCGGGTTCCATTCCCATACGATGCACCCGCCGCAGGATTTCAGCCGCGATTTCATTTTCATCGGCATAGATTCGAGTGAGGCCGCTGAGGTCGACCCAGACGCATCCATTGTCATTGCGGCCCGGCTCGACCGCGGGCGAAACCGATTCGGCGGCGTCGGCGAGCGCGGCATGCGCGGAGCTTTCGGCGGCGGGCGAGCGGAGCGCGACGAGCAAATCGGAAGAAACGGCGCGCGCCTGCGCGATCGTCATCGCGGGGCGAATCCCGAGCTTGCGCGCACGCGATGAAACCGCGGCGAGCTCGCCATGCGGCGCGAGCGTGGTTGAGATCGCGAGCACCGCGTCGGCATAGGCGGGATTCGCGCGCATGAGTGCCGCGATCGAAAAATCGGGAACGAGGATGCATGCGATACGGGCCATGGTGAATCCTCGTCAACTCGATCGTCGGAGATTCGAAGTTGATGCGGCCCTGGGGGCGACAATTGGCGTGAGCGGGTCGGCGGCGATCGGATCGACGAGCGCGTCGAGGCGTGTGCGGCGGCCCATCGCGCCCATCTTGTTGCGCGCGACGGTGGCCTCGATCGATAGACCCTCGAAGGTCGCGGGCGAGGCGGGAGTCAGGCGGCTGAAGCGGATTCCGGCGC contains:
- a CDS encoding DNA polymerase Y family protein, with the translated sequence MARIACILVPDFSIAALMRANPAYADAVLAISTTLAPHGELAAVSSRARKLGIRPAMTIAQARAVSSDLLVALRSPAAESSAHAALADAAESVSPAVEPGRNDNGCVWVDLSGLTRIYADENEIAAEILRRVHRMGMEPAVGIAADKSLAHLAARGGGVRVIEAGREREFLDWMPLDMLGLGRTARGDDLETTLARWGIRRLGELARLDPDAIGTRLGREGVELIRLARGAAASPLVPRGRAEVFTEALDLEYGIDNLEPLAFVMRAMLERLAERLEVRGLAAGDILIALGLEGHRTFSRNVPMAAATTDARAMLTLINLSLEAAAPEAAVESIRLEITPRAPRPAQADMFLPPAPAPDRLETTLARLAALCGPDNVGTLASENSHRPEAMRIASFTPPPASPVSENGNAKNVTQLVIRAIRPAREIEVMSSRGIPEFVRGDNLGARIVSIAGPWRRDGEWWRGALSDPPAQIEQEELSDKKLWNAIRRRGEVNDALPSYPGKQWNVAVSTPAPGTCYQSAAPPIALNLNPASPTSNELRKTESPHGGRMMWKHPRDVSAENLKSLAAEHTQNGSHRSSTLSDPSPSLSEPSPSPSVPSPYPRRGQGRGPTSAAPLPSKFSANPHPAQTASAPPSPWSGRGTESARDMRETPRGYIREYYEFALEDGGVYRVYRDIKTEQWFVDGIYD